From the Terriglobia bacterium genome, the window GCGACCTTCACGCAAAGGCCGCCGTGGGTATAGGGATTTGAAGAATCGCCCCGGACACGCACGGCGCGGCCGCTGTCGTCGACTTCGACCAGCATGGCGCAGGTATCGGGACAATCGTGAGGACAAACAGCCCGGACAACCTTCATCGCGGTCTATACCTTCTTCAAGTTGCCTGCTTTTGCAGCAGCCTTTTTCATTGAGCTGAGCAGCTCTTCGCGCCGCTGGTAAAGCTGTTTCAGCTGCCGCGGTTTGCGTTTGGCCATCGCATACGCGGTCAGCAAAGGCAAAGCGACGGTGGAGTCGATGTAACAGACGACCGCATCCGGCAGCCGTTCCGGATCCACCTTGCCCCAGGTGACGGCTTCAGCGGGCGTCGCGCCCGAGAGTCCTCCTGTGTCGGGTCGCGCATCCGTGAACTGCAGATAGTAGTCATGTCCTTTTTCGTCCAGTCCGAGGACTTCCTGGATCTGGGGTTCCGTCTGCAGTACGAAATTTTTCGGCGACCCTCCGCCGATGATCAGAATGGCGCTCTTGTTCCCGCTCTTTTTCGCGCCGTAGACCAGCGCGGCCGTCTCGTTGACGTCGGCGTTCACGTCGAACAGCAGCTTGTTGCCTTCGAGCGCTTTCGCCGCCACGTTCATTCCGATCGAGCTGTCGCCGGGTGACGAGGTGTAGATCGGCACGCCAAGCTCGTGCGCGGCGCCGAGCAGGGACTTGTCTTTCAGGCCGAGCACCCGGCTGCGCTCGAGAACATATTTGCCCGCGAGATGGTGGAATTCAGCCGTGCTCATGGTCCGCTGAAATTCCGGGCCAGTGATCATTTCCCGGAAAAAGGAGTCCGTTTTCAGCAGCACGTCATATTCAAAGAATATGTCGTAAATCCGCACGACCCCTTCTTCGCGGAGGACGCGGTCGTCGAGATTGTGAAGGCCGCGGCGCATCTCCAGGCCAATGCCGAAGTGGGTATCGTGGTAAAGGTTTGCCCCCGTCGAGACCATCCAGTCGATAAATCCGGCGCGCATCAGTGGAATAATGGCAGCCATCCCGATACCGGCTGGCGTCATCGCGCCGG encodes:
- the speY gene encoding deoxyhypusine synthase is translated as MKNKSRYLQGQRIEPPAIDANISIADLIDQTFNAYNAGRFREACQLFAERVLADDVTVGMSLSGAMTPAGIGMAAIIPLMRAGFIDWMVSTGANLYHDTHFGIGLEMRRGLHNLDDRVLREEGVVRIYDIFFEYDVLLKTDSFFREMITGPEFQRTMSTAEFHHLAGKYVLERSRVLGLKDKSLLGAAHELGVPIYTSSPGDSSIGMNVAAKALEGNKLLFDVNADVNETAALVYGAKKSGNKSAILIIGGGSPKNFVLQTEPQIQEVLGLDEKGHDYYLQFTDARPDTGGLSGATPAEAVTWGKVDPERLPDAVVCYIDSTVALPLLTAYAMAKRKPRQLKQLYQRREELLSSMKKAAAKAGNLKKV